Genomic segment of Ruegeria sp. TM1040:
GCACCTCCGCGATCGCTGCCTCAAGCTGCGCCAGCGCCACGCGCACCTCAAGCGCACGATCCTGCATCGATTGTTGTTGCCAGTCGCCCTCCGACGCGCCAATGCCGGGCTTATCCCAGGCCGCAACCGCGATGCCGCGATCCAGGAGCGCGTTGATAAAAGGCGCATATCCGCCGCTCGCTGTGCGATCCTGAGCGCCATCGCCATGCACCAAGACCACCGCCGCCCGCAACGGCTCATCCGGCAGCCAGAGCGTCCCCGCGATCTGTCCCTCTAGGGTGCGAAACTCAAACGTTGTCTGAGCGCGTCGCTCCAGATCGTGATCGAGTAGCCGCCAGAACACAAACGCCCCAAGCAATGCAGCACAGAGCGCCGCGGCAATAAAAACTCTCGGCTTCAATTGAATGTAACCTTGTAAAAATCCATATCTCTCTGGACTTAGGGAGGGACGATGGCGAACTCAAACCAGATGGGCCAAAAAGTCTCGATTGAGGCCAGTATTCGCCCGGAGCATCGCGCCCAGGCAGCGCGTGGCTATTGGCAGGCCTTTGCACGCAAACTGCGCTACCCGCTGGGGCCCGCTTCCAAGGCGATGGCCTTTTTTGAACGCGTGATCGACCCGGAGCACGCCCTCAGCGCGGTTTCAGACACCGGCGATTTTCTCGGTGCGGCCGGGTTCAAGACGTCGACTGGCAGTTTTATCGGCGGGCATTTCAACGATCTGAGCCGCGTCTATGGCTCCATCGGCGCAACCTGGCGCGGACTGTTGATCCACACGCTCGAACGCGACTGCGAAGAGGGCACACTGCTGATGGACGGGATTTTTGTTGAACCAGAGGCCCGCGGACTCGGGGTCGGCACCAAATTGCTGCACGCGCTAATGAACCGTGCCGAAAGCGCCGGATTGCAGCGCCTGCGCCTTGATGTCATCGACACCAATCCGCGCGCCCGAGCGCTCTATGAGCGCGAAGGCTTCGTCCCCGGCCATGAGAAAAAGCTTGGTATTCTGGCGCCGCTTTTTGGGTTCTCAACGGCGACAGAAATGGTCAAAACGCTCCGGCCAGTACAGCTCTAGAACAGGCCTGCACTGCGGCGCCTAGAGGCGGGTTTGGCGCATAAAGATACCGAGCCACCCGGCTGTCTTGTTGGGCTTTTTTGCTATCTGAACACTGGGATGCACGCGCTCACTCGGGTCGAGACCGATCTTGCGTCGGCTACGGATCAGAAAGATCTTGCCCCAGCCCGACCATGTGCCCACCGAAGGTGCATCGGGATCCACCGGAAAACGCATCCGCCAGTCCCGCGGCAGCGGCAGGCCCGACATCTCTGCGCGTTCCAGCATCCAGACCAACGACAGGTTGGCCAGCGGGCGGGCGGCGTCACATTCGCCAATCTGACCGCCAACATCGCCATGAGAGCCCCGAAACCAGACCTGCTCAAGCTGGCCTGAATAGTCTGGCGAGGTTTGCCACAGCACCGGTGCATAGGCTTCGCGCGTCTCGTCCATGGCCAACGCGTGATAGCCCGCCCGGACGTGATCCCCCAGTTTCTGATCATGGAACGCGTGTTGCACTTGCGACCA
This window contains:
- a CDS encoding GNAT family N-acetyltransferase translates to MANSNQMGQKVSIEASIRPEHRAQAARGYWQAFARKLRYPLGPASKAMAFFERVIDPEHALSAVSDTGDFLGAAGFKTSTGSFIGGHFNDLSRVYGSIGATWRGLLIHTLERDCEEGTLLMDGIFVEPEARGLGVGTKLLHALMNRAESAGLQRLRLDVIDTNPRARALYEREGFVPGHEKKLGILAPLFGFSTATEMVKTLRPVQL